Proteins from one Candidatus Neomarinimicrobiota bacterium genomic window:
- a CDS encoding phosphoribosylaminoimidazolesuccinocarboxamide synthase, whose amino-acid sequence MQDYAQIIERNLNNCLTQTDLDLGAKRSGKVRDTYEKGDELILVTTDRQSAFDRILASIPFKGQVLNETSAWWFEKTKHIIPNHLLTVPDPNVTIATKCSVLPVEFVVRGYITGTTETALWTHYARGVRNYCGNELPGGLRKNEKLSHPILTPTTKTEDHDRPISPHEIIDEGLLEEEDLNKSSQAAFDLFNFGQVTTRQHGLILVDTKYEFGKNANGDIILIDEIHTPDSSRFWITDTYEERFANGKEPQSIDKEFLRLWFVNHCDPYGDDILPEAPEDLVIELSRRYIQMFEMIIGTPFSFPGSQRSIHERIQSNLAGYL is encoded by the coding sequence ATGCAAGACTATGCCCAAATAATCGAGAGGAACCTGAATAACTGTCTCACGCAGACCGACCTCGATCTGGGGGCAAAGCGTTCGGGAAAAGTGCGGGATACGTATGAAAAGGGAGATGAATTGATTCTCGTAACGACGGACAGACAGAGTGCCTTCGACCGGATTCTGGCCTCTATCCCCTTTAAGGGTCAGGTCCTCAACGAGACAAGTGCCTGGTGGTTCGAGAAAACAAAACATATTATCCCCAATCATCTGCTTACTGTTCCCGATCCAAACGTGACCATCGCGACGAAATGTTCCGTTTTGCCTGTTGAATTTGTGGTTAGGGGATACATTACGGGGACCACAGAAACGGCGCTCTGGACGCACTATGCAAGAGGGGTGAGGAATTATTGTGGTAATGAACTACCCGGGGGACTCCGCAAGAATGAGAAACTGTCCCATCCTATTCTCACACCAACCACGAAGACCGAGGATCATGATCGACCCATTTCCCCGCATGAGATTATCGATGAAGGACTTCTGGAAGAAGAGGACTTGAATAAATCGAGCCAGGCAGCTTTCGACCTGTTCAACTTTGGCCAGGTGACGACGCGGCAACACGGACTCATTCTTGTGGACACCAAGTATGAATTCGGGAAGAACGCTAATGGGGATATCATCCTCATCGATGAGATCCACACTCCCGACTCGAGTCGATTCTGGATCACCGATACCTACGAGGAGCGATTCGCAAATGGAAAGGAGCCCCAAAGCATCGACAAAGAGTTCTTGAGACTGTGGTTTGTGAACCATTGTGACCCGTATGGCGATGACATTCTCCCGGAGGCCCCGGAAGACCTCGTGATTGAGTTGTCACGACGTTATATTCAGATGTTCGAAATGATCATCGGCACACCGTTTTCATTCCCCGGCAGCCAACGTTCCATACATGAACGAATCCAAAGCAACCTGGCGGGCTATTTATGA